TTCACAGATAATCCAAAATTTTTATTTCAAACTTGGAGCATTTCTGGATTATCTGCATTTGCTTCATTGCCGGACGACCGCTCACGCTCCTTCGTCCTACCGGTTTCTTTCAGAAACCGGATTCAGCTTTCACAGATAATCCAAAATTTTTATTTCAAACTTGGAGCATTTCTGGATTATCTGCATTTGCTTCATTGCCGGACGACCGCTCACGCTCCTTCGTCCTACCGGTTTCTTTCAGAAACCGGATTCAGCTTTCACAGATAATCCAAAATTTTTATTTCAAACTTGGAGCATTTCTGGATTATCTGCATTTGCTTCATTGCCGGACGACCGCTCACGCTCCTTCGTCCTACCGGTTTCTTTCAGAAACCGGATTCAGCTTCAATATTCGTCCCAGATCGGGTCAAGGGCTTCGATGACTTTTTTGTACCGCGCGTATTTTTTGTCATACTCGGCGAATTTTTCCGGGTTTGGTTCGGCGGTGTACATAATGTCGACCATGGACTCGGACGCGGACTGGAAGGAATCAAAGGTTCCGGTGGCGATACCGGCGCAGATGGCTGAGCCTAAGGCGCCGAGCTCCTGGCTTCTGGCCACTTCAATAGGCACCTGAAGGATATCGGCAAACATCTGAACCCAGATTTCGGATTTGGCCACGCCGCCGGCCATACGGATCATCTTGGGCTGGTCTCTGAACTTGAGCAGCTTTTCGATGTGGTATTTGTGGCAGAATACAATGCCTTCGTAGACCGCGCGCAGCAGGTTTTCGCGGGTGTGCCAGGATTGCAGCCCGATAAAGGCGCCCTTGGCGTTGATGTTAACATTGCTGCCGAACAGGAAGGGCAGGAATACCACGCCGCAGTCCTGATCGCCGATGCCGTCCACACACTTGTTGGAATATTCGTAGATGTCCTTGTCGCCCAGGTTCACGTCTTTCAGGATTTCTGCCAGGAACCATTCGAGGTTGCTGGCAGAGGTCGGGCTGCCTTCCAGGATCATCCAGTAGCCCGGCATGGTGTAGATCGAGGTCATGAACAGGTCCTTATCCACCACTGGCTTTTTGCTGATGTACTCGTTAATGCTCCAGGTACCTGCCACCACACACATTTTTTCTTCATCGGTGATGCCCACAGCCATGGCGGAGGCGTGGATGTCCATACAGCCGCCGGCCACTGGTGTTCCAGCCTTTAAGCCGGTCAGCCCTGCCACGTCCTCGGTGATGTAGCCGCAGATTTCGCCGGAATACTTGAGCGGCGGCAGCTTGTCATAAATGCTTTCGAGGCCCATGTCGGCCAGCAGGTCCTTGTCGTAGCAGACGTCGCGGACGTTCATGAGGCTGGAGCCCGACATATCGGCGATTTCACCGTAGGCTTCGCCTGTCAGCTTATAGCGGATATAGTCCTTGCACATGAAAATCCACTGGGTATTTTCCAGTACGTCCGGGCGGTTATCCATGAACCAGCGGAGCAGTGTGGTCGGCTGGCCAGCCCATACAGACTGCATGGTCTTTGGCAGGATTTTTTCAAAGGTGCCGTCCTTCATCCAGTCAATGGCGTACTGCTTGCCTCTGGAGTCGGTTGAGATCATCCCGTTGTAGGGCGCTCTCCCGTCATACCCCATAAGGTACATGCCGTTGCCGTGGCCGGTGGCGGCCACGCCCAATACTTCTTCACCGCTGATGCCGGACTGTTCCAGCACTGCGCGGATCGCGCCGACATTGGCGGCCCACATTTCTTCACAATCTCTTTCGGTAAAACCAGGCGCTGGCTGGTACATTTCTGTTTTCCGGCTGGAAACCGCGATTTCCTTACCGTTCAGGTCGTACAGCGCCGCCTTTGTCATTGTCCCCCCGTTGTCTAAACCAAGTAAATATTTTCCCATTGTTTTTAACCCCTTTCAT
The DNA window shown above is from Eubacterium limosum and carries:
- a CDS encoding FGGY-family carbohydrate kinase produces the protein MGKYLLGLDNGGTMTKAALYDLNGKEIAVSSRKTEMYQPAPGFTERDCEEMWAANVGAIRAVLEQSGISGEEVLGVAATGHGNGMYLMGYDGRAPYNGMISTDSRGKQYAIDWMKDGTFEKILPKTMQSVWAGQPTTLLRWFMDNRPDVLENTQWIFMCKDYIRYKLTGEAYGEIADMSGSSLMNVRDVCYDKDLLADMGLESIYDKLPPLKYSGEICGYITEDVAGLTGLKAGTPVAGGCMDIHASAMAVGITDEEKMCVVAGTWSINEYISKKPVVDKDLFMTSIYTMPGYWMILEGSPTSASNLEWFLAEILKDVNLGDKDIYEYSNKCVDGIGDQDCGVVFLPFLFGSNVNINAKGAFIGLQSWHTRENLLRAVYEGIVFCHKYHIEKLLKFRDQPKMIRMAGGVAKSEIWVQMFADILQVPIEVARSQELGALGSAICAGIATGTFDSFQSASESMVDIMYTAEPNPEKFAEYDKKYARYKKVIEALDPIWDEY